In Acinetobacter sp. WCHAc010034, a genomic segment contains:
- the hemW gene encoding radical SAM family heme chaperone HemW, giving the protein MAELNPALVPLSLYIHMPWCVRKCPYCDFNSHAVPDGKLSLDLEREYLQALVEDFKTQIDFAQGRAIHSVFIGGGTPSLISAQGYQWLFAQLKALIPFDENCEITLEANPGTVEHDPFAGYLEAGINRLSIGVQSFNTEHLKKLGRIHSNTDAVSAIQLAKEAGFERINVDLMHGLPEQTLAQALLDLKLAVESGATHVSWYQLTIEPNTVFFRTQPVLPRDEVLEDIQEQGEAYLKASGFVNYEVSAWRKERPSAHNLNYWQFGDYLAIGAGAHGKVTRPDGVYRFQKTRLPKDYLAKVPAEHLQLKRIDDAELPFEFMMNALRLNEGVDAGLYAERTGLSLDSLDELLASLRARKWMAADHSRLACTEQGHVFLNSVLEEFL; this is encoded by the coding sequence TTGGCTGAATTAAATCCTGCACTGGTTCCTTTGTCTTTATACATTCACATGCCGTGGTGCGTGCGCAAATGCCCGTACTGTGACTTCAATTCGCATGCCGTTCCAGACGGCAAGCTGTCTTTGGATTTGGAGCGGGAATACCTGCAGGCTTTGGTGGAAGACTTTAAAACCCAGATTGATTTTGCCCAGGGCCGCGCCATTCACAGCGTATTTATCGGCGGCGGCACGCCGTCTTTAATTTCCGCCCAGGGCTATCAATGGCTGTTTGCGCAGCTGAAAGCGCTGATTCCTTTTGACGAAAACTGTGAAATCACCTTGGAAGCCAACCCCGGAACGGTAGAGCATGACCCCTTTGCCGGCTATTTAGAGGCGGGGATTAACCGCTTATCGATAGGCGTGCAGAGCTTCAATACTGAACATCTGAAAAAGCTCGGGCGCATTCATTCCAATACGGACGCAGTGTCCGCCATTCAGCTGGCCAAAGAAGCCGGCTTTGAACGGATCAATGTGGACCTGATGCATGGCTTGCCGGAACAGACTTTGGCGCAGGCGCTGCTGGATTTAAAGCTGGCGGTGGAAAGCGGCGCAACCCATGTGTCATGGTATCAGCTGACCATTGAGCCGAATACGGTGTTCTTCCGCACCCAGCCGGTTTTGCCGCGGGATGAGGTTCTGGAAGACATTCAGGAGCAGGGCGAAGCCTATTTAAAAGCCAGCGGCTTTGTGAATTATGAAGTGTCGGCCTGGCGCAAGGAGCGGCCGTCTGCGCATAACTTAAATTACTGGCAGTTCGGCGATTATTTGGCGATCGGCGCGGGCGCGCACGGCAAAGTCACCCGGCCGGATGGCGTGTACCGCTTTCAGAAAACCCGCCTGCCGAAGGATTATTTAGCCAAAGTGCCGGCAGAGCATCTGCAGCTGAAGCGCATTGATGATGCAGAGCTGCCTTTTGAATTTATGATGAATGCCCTGCGCCTGAATGAAGGCGTGGATGCCGGGCTTTATGCCGAGCGCACCGGCCTGAGCCTGGACAGTCTGGATGAGCTGCTGGCTTCACTGCGCGCGCGCAAATGGATGGCGGCGGATCACAGCCGCTTAGCCTGCACGGAGCAGGGGCATGTGTTTTTAAATTCGGTGCTGGAAGAGTTTCTGTGA
- a CDS encoding DMT family transporter, with product MKISSQLLMLMPLAMGIGIAMTFQTAINSQLREYLYSPLQAALLSFLVGTIALAAMVFFQPAEKPNLDTLQQIPWFLWLGGCLGGYAISVSIYTAPKLGFLTLSGLIIFGQIVTSMIVDQYGLLGTEKTPVNWQRLLGGVVIFTGVLLTLQR from the coding sequence ATGAAAATAAGTTCTCAGCTCCTGATGCTGATGCCGCTGGCCATGGGCATCGGCATTGCCATGACTTTTCAGACCGCAATCAACAGCCAATTGCGCGAATATCTGTATTCGCCGCTGCAAGCCGCCCTTTTATCCTTTTTGGTTGGTACAATAGCGCTGGCTGCCATGGTGTTTTTTCAGCCTGCAGAAAAGCCGAATCTGGATACGCTCCAGCAAATTCCCTGGTTTTTATGGCTGGGCGGATGCCTCGGAGGCTATGCCATCAGCGTCAGCATCTATACGGCGCCGAAACTGGGCTTTCTGACTTTATCTGGACTGATCATTTTTGGACAGATTGTAACCTCGATGATTGTTGACCAGTACGGCCTGCTGGGCACTGAAAAAACGCCGGTCAACTGGCAGCGCCTTTTAGGCGGCGTGGTGATTTTTACCGGTGTGCTTCTCACCCTACAGCGCTAA
- a CDS encoding MATE family efflux transporter — MLPILVTQFAQAGFGLIDTVMAGHLSANDLAAIAVGVGLWIPIMLLFSGIMIAATPLVAEANGARAPEKIAVIARQSLWVALILGIIACLILQIAPLLLPVLGVPEALLPKASLFLHAIGFGMPAVTMYAALRGYSEALGFPRPVTAISLIALLLLIPLNFVFMYGLGPIPELGSAGCGFSTAILQWLMFFALASYIFKGSAYQKTQPFAVFEKIDGYWVKRILKLGLPIGLAIFFEVSIFSTAAIILSPLGEITVAAHQIAISITSQLFMIPMSLAIALTIRVGTYYGEKNLPAMRKVQFIGLMTATVLAFISMTLLWLLRYEIVALYTSDYDVAVVAVYLVLFAIAYQLMDAWQVSAAGCLRGMQDTKGPMWITMIAYWIIAFPVGIYLARFTAMGAAGVWVGLIVGLTVACILLLTRLFMNNQRLRNGAAS; from the coding sequence ATGCTGCCAATTCTGGTCACTCAGTTTGCCCAAGCCGGCTTCGGCCTGATTGACACGGTGATGGCCGGGCATTTATCCGCCAATGACCTGGCCGCCATTGCAGTCGGGGTCGGACTGTGGATTCCGATCATGCTGCTGTTCAGCGGCATCATGATTGCCGCCACTCCGCTGGTGGCCGAAGCCAACGGCGCGCGCGCGCCTGAAAAAATTGCCGTGATTGCGCGCCAGTCGCTGTGGGTTGCATTGATTTTAGGCATCATTGCCTGCCTGATTCTGCAGATTGCGCCCTTGCTGCTGCCGGTTTTAGGCGTGCCTGAAGCCCTGCTGCCGAAAGCCAGCCTGTTCCTGCATGCCATTGGCTTCGGCATGCCGGCCGTCACCATGTATGCGGCGCTGCGCGGCTATTCCGAAGCGCTGGGTTTTCCGCGCCCTGTGACCGCAATCAGCCTGATTGCCCTGCTGCTGCTGATTCCGCTGAACTTTGTTTTCATGTACGGCTTAGGGCCAATTCCTGAACTGGGTTCCGCCGGCTGCGGCTTCTCCACGGCGATTCTGCAGTGGCTGATGTTCTTCGCCTTGGCCAGCTATATCTTTAAAGGCAGCGCCTATCAGAAGACCCAGCCCTTTGCCGTGTTTGAAAAAATTGACGGCTACTGGGTCAAGCGCATCTTAAAGCTCGGCCTGCCGATTGGCCTGGCGATTTTCTTTGAAGTCAGCATTTTCAGCACCGCGGCCATTATCCTCAGCCCGCTGGGTGAAATTACCGTAGCGGCCCATCAGATTGCGATTTCCATTACCTCGCAGCTGTTTATGATTCCCATGTCCCTGGCGATTGCCCTGACCATCCGCGTCGGCACCTATTACGGCGAAAAGAATCTGCCGGCCATGCGCAAAGTGCAGTTTATCGGGCTGATGACGGCAACCGTTTTGGCTTTCATTTCCATGACGCTGCTCTGGCTGCTGCGCTATGAAATTGTCGCACTGTATACCAGTGACTATGATGTCGCGGTGGTGGCTGTGTATCTGGTGCTGTTTGCGATTGCCTACCAGCTGATGGATGCATGGCAGGTCAGCGCCGCCGGCTGCCTGCGCGGCATGCAGGACACCAAAGGCCCGATGTGGATTACCATGATTGCCTACTGGATTATCGCTTTCCCGGTCGGCATTTACCTTGCGCGCTTTACCGCAATGGGCGCTGCCGGCGTCTGGGTCGGGCTGATTGTCGGGCTTACGGTCGCCTGCATCCTGCTGCTGACGCGGCTGTTTATGAACAATCAGCGCCTGCGCAATGGAGCCGCATCCTGA
- a CDS encoding DUF1737 domain-containing protein: protein MKIYRYLTGKDDVNFCARVTKALNEGYELYGAPTMTFNGADVIVGQVITKEAADESEMPEGLKKAIGNLQ, encoded by the coding sequence ATGAAAATTTACAGATATTTAACCGGCAAAGATGATGTGAATTTCTGCGCCCGCGTGACCAAGGCCTTGAATGAAGGCTATGAGCTGTATGGCGCGCCGACCATGACCTTTAACGGCGCCGATGTGATTGTTGGGCAGGTGATTACCAAGGAAGCGGCAGATGAGTCGGAAATGCCGGAAGGCCTGAAAAAGGCCATCGGCAATTTGCAGTAG
- a CDS encoding ABC1 kinase family protein, with protein MAKTASTPGRRFMKLAGMTASIASKTVSNSIKNLTADEEQKNASRSKLFQDIGLQIADTLGEMKGAVMKVGQIASQYKDIFPPEVARAISKLQRQAPAMPFSEIKAQVEKALGKPLLSIFKSFDETPFAAASIGQVHKAVLPDGRQVVVKVQYPGVDEACESDLKQVRLALRLMGVLKVDRKLQERLFKEIQESLDNELNYQVEAQNLEVARAFHEKLDSKIVIPKVFPEYSSRHVLTLSFEQGESIETASAWPLEVRNALGRRLFRAMGQEIFYLKRFHCDPHPGNFAFREDGTVIIYDFGGVKTLSSEIVHHFKQLIHASRERNVAEIEDQLDALHALAEKGKFPAGLYQQWLDVLMRPLTTHYDFAENSAHHDGVELVKASLKYWDVFKPSPDTLMVNRTVSGHYWNMIHLKVHDDLSDVFEELVPPRSA; from the coding sequence ATGGCAAAAACGGCAAGCACGCCAGGCCGCCGCTTTATGAAGCTTGCCGGCATGACCGCAAGCATTGCAAGCAAAACAGTTTCCAATTCAATTAAAAATTTAACTGCCGATGAAGAGCAGAAAAATGCCTCCCGCAGCAAATTATTTCAGGATATTGGCCTGCAGATTGCCGACACACTGGGCGAAATGAAAGGCGCAGTGATGAAAGTCGGGCAGATTGCCTCGCAGTACAAAGATATTTTCCCGCCCGAAGTGGCCAGAGCCATCAGCAAGCTGCAGCGCCAGGCGCCCGCCATGCCGTTCTCGGAAATCAAGGCGCAGGTTGAAAAAGCGCTGGGCAAGCCTCTGCTCAGCATTTTTAAAAGTTTTGACGAAACGCCTTTCGCCGCCGCCTCTATCGGTCAGGTGCATAAGGCGGTGCTGCCGGATGGCCGGCAGGTGGTGGTGAAAGTGCAGTATCCCGGCGTCGATGAAGCCTGTGAAAGCGATCTGAAGCAGGTGCGCCTGGCGCTGCGCCTGATGGGCGTGCTGAAAGTCGACCGCAAGCTGCAGGAACGCCTGTTTAAAGAAATTCAGGAAAGCCTGGACAATGAGCTGAACTATCAGGTTGAAGCGCAGAATTTAGAAGTGGCCCGCGCCTTTCATGAAAAGCTCGACAGCAAAATTGTTATTCCCAAAGTCTTTCCCGAATATTCTTCGCGCCATGTGCTGACCCTGAGCTTTGAGCAGGGCGAAAGCATTGAAACCGCCAGCGCCTGGCCTTTAGAAGTGCGCAATGCATTGGGCCGGCGGCTGTTCCGCGCCATGGGGCAGGAAATTTTCTACCTGAAGCGCTTTCACTGCGACCCGCATCCCGGCAACTTCGCTTTCCGTGAAGACGGCACAGTGATTATTTATGACTTTGGCGGGGTGAAAACCCTGTCCAGCGAAATTGTGCATCATTTCAAGCAGCTGATTCATGCCTCGCGCGAGCGCAATGTGGCTGAAATTGAAGATCAGCTGGATGCCCTGCATGCGCTGGCGGAAAAAGGCAAGTTCCCTGCCGGGCTGTATCAGCAGTGGCTGGACGTGCTGATGCGCCCGCTGACCACCCATTACGATTTTGCCGAAAACTCCGCGCACCATGACGGCGTGGAACTGGTGAAAGCCTCATTGAAATACTGGGATGTCTTCAAGCCCTCGCCGGACACGCTGATGGTCAACCGCACCGTTTCAGGCCATTACTGGAACATGATTCATTTAAAAGTGCATGATGACTTGTCCGATGTATTTGAGGAGCTGGTGCCTCCCCGCAGCGCCTAA
- a CDS encoding type B 50S ribosomal protein L31, with translation MRANIHPEYREVLFHDTNADAFFVIGSTLNTAQSREYQGKTYPYVSLDISSASHPFYTGEQRQASNEGRVASFNKRFARFKRSQ, from the coding sequence ATGCGCGCCAACATCCATCCCGAATACCGTGAAGTGCTGTTTCATGACACCAATGCTGACGCGTTTTTTGTCATCGGCAGCACCTTAAACACCGCGCAAAGCCGCGAATATCAAGGCAAGACTTATCCTTATGTAAGCCTGGATATTTCCAGCGCTTCGCACCCGTTCTACACCGGCGAACAGCGCCAGGCCAGCAACGAAGGCCGTGTAGCCAGCTTCAACAAGCGCTTCGCACGTTTCAA